In Kitasatospora viridis, the following are encoded in one genomic region:
- a CDS encoding FAD/NAD(P)-binding protein, whose amino-acid sequence MNQRDTVHDIAVVGGGAAGTLTALRLLHHAAVPVRIWLINPGPAGRGLAFGTEAPHHLLNVPAGRMSAHRDDPGHFTRWLGDRAGEHDFVPRGLFGRYLADSLAEAGHRADAPDLIRVHDRVVGLTHRPAATGAPLRLRLAGGQSLDFAAAVLALGNFAPGTAWAPPALRDSAAFLADPWTPGALDAVPEDRDVLLVGTGLTMVDMALSLRRPGRVVHALSRHGLVPQPHATVPVPTVAAPDLDALAAGAGLAGLRRAVLCHIARCRRVHGDWRAGVDSLRSVTSALWQQLPPADRARLLAEDLRLWETHRHRIPPVSANALRAAVDADQVRTGRGTVAGAEPAGPPGGGLDVRLDDGRRLRVGAVLNCTGSEVNLTRVDDPLVTELLTTGLGTPNPIGGGFLTDPDGRLRPADSLTPAPLWTLGSLRRGSLLETTAIPEIRCQADDLALLMLDRAALALAGEGAPAR is encoded by the coding sequence GTGAACCAGCGCGACACGGTCCACGACATCGCCGTCGTGGGCGGCGGCGCCGCCGGCACCCTGACGGCGCTGCGGCTGCTCCACCACGCGGCGGTGCCGGTGCGGATCTGGCTCATCAACCCCGGGCCGGCCGGCCGCGGCCTGGCCTTCGGCACCGAGGCCCCGCACCACCTGCTGAACGTCCCGGCCGGGCGGATGAGCGCCCACCGGGACGACCCCGGCCACTTCACCCGCTGGCTCGGCGACCGGGCCGGCGAGCACGACTTCGTGCCCCGGGGCCTGTTCGGCCGCTACCTCGCCGACAGCCTGGCCGAGGCCGGCCACCGCGCCGACGCGCCCGACCTGATCCGCGTGCACGACCGGGTCGTCGGCCTCACCCACCGCCCGGCGGCGACCGGCGCGCCGCTGCGCCTGCGACTGGCCGGCGGACAGTCCCTCGACTTCGCCGCCGCCGTGCTGGCCCTCGGCAACTTCGCGCCCGGCACGGCCTGGGCGCCGCCCGCGCTGCGCGACTCCGCCGCGTTCCTCGCCGACCCCTGGACGCCCGGCGCGCTCGACGCGGTGCCCGAGGACCGCGACGTCCTGCTCGTCGGCACCGGCCTGACCATGGTCGACATGGCGCTCAGCCTGCGCCGCCCCGGCCGGGTGGTGCACGCGCTGTCGCGGCACGGCCTGGTCCCCCAGCCGCACGCCACCGTCCCGGTGCCCACCGTGGCCGCCCCGGACCTCGACGCGCTCGCCGCCGGCGCCGGGCTGGCCGGGCTGCGCCGGGCCGTGCTGTGCCACATCGCCCGCTGCCGCCGGGTGCACGGCGACTGGCGGGCGGGGGTGGACAGCCTACGGTCCGTCACCAGCGCGCTCTGGCAACAGCTGCCGCCCGCCGACCGGGCCCGGCTGCTCGCCGAGGACCTGCGCCTGTGGGAGACCCACCGCCACCGCATCCCGCCGGTCAGCGCGAACGCCCTGCGCGCCGCCGTCGACGCCGACCAGGTCCGCACCGGCCGGGGCACCGTGGCCGGCGCCGAACCGGCCGGCCCGCCCGGCGGCGGGCTCGACGTCCGGCTGGACGACGGCCGCCGGCTGCGGGTGGGCGCCGTGCTGAACTGCACCGGCTCCGAGGTCAACCTCACCCGGGTCGACGACCCGCTGGTCACCGAGCTCCTCACCACCGGCCTCGGGACGCCCAACCCGATCGGCGGCGGCTTCCTCACCGACCCCGACGGCCGCCTGCGCCCCGCCGACTCCCTGACCCCGGCGCCGCTCTGGACGCTCGGCTCGCTGCGCCGCGGCAGCCTGCTGGAGACCACCGCCATCCCGGAGATCCGCTGCCAGGCCGACGACCTCGCCCTGCTCATGCTGGACCGCGCCGCGCTGGCCCTGGCGGGCGAGGGGGCGCCGGCACGCTGA
- a CDS encoding cysteine dioxygenase family protein, translated as MTPPPAPEAVIARVTAPIGELIAGLRTVIRRGLSPELTAHLVGELLAPTLGSADLLTAPQREGDPDTYRQHVLHAEPDGSFSLVALVWLPGQRTPIHDHVSWCVTGVYEGQEHERRYRLLADGPTSRLIPIGDTVNPAGSVAAFAPPGDIHRVSNCGTDKAISIHIYGADISRLGTSIRRTYHAPEGER; from the coding sequence ATGACGCCTCCCCCTGCACCCGAAGCGGTGATCGCCCGGGTCACGGCACCGATCGGCGAACTCATTGCCGGCCTCCGTACCGTGATCCGGCGCGGTCTGTCACCGGAGTTGACGGCCCATCTGGTCGGCGAGCTGCTCGCACCCACGCTCGGCAGCGCGGACCTGCTCACCGCCCCGCAGCGCGAGGGCGACCCCGACACCTACCGGCAGCACGTGCTGCACGCCGAACCGGACGGCAGCTTCTCGCTCGTCGCCCTGGTCTGGCTGCCGGGCCAGCGCACCCCGATCCACGACCACGTCTCCTGGTGCGTCACCGGCGTCTACGAGGGCCAGGAGCACGAACGCCGCTACCGGCTGCTCGCCGACGGGCCGACCTCCCGGTTGATCCCGATCGGCGACACGGTGAACCCGGCCGGCTCCGTCGCCGCCTTCGCACCGCCCGGCGACATCCACCGGGTGAGCAACTGCGGTACGGACAAGGCGATCTCGATCCACATCTACGGCGCCGACATCTCCCGCCTCGGCACCAGCATCCGCCGGACCTACCACGCGCCCGAGGGTGAGCGGTGA
- a CDS encoding S1C family serine protease: MPGPPPAGPYGPPPSDPYGPPPAGPWGAPSAGHHGSVPPGPYGSMPPPLPPYPPYPPHLGYGPPPPHRHRARKFLVPLAVAAVALAAGIGINRTFWQPNGSQPAAGPAAPIAPSGSGGGSTGATDVSSEVDPTLVVINTVLGYQDARAAGTGIVLSSTGEILTNNHVIDGATSITATDLGNGRTYTASVVGYDSANDLAVLKLSGASGLATAKTADSSKVQVGDQVTAIGNAGGTGSATPASGTVTGLDQSITASDPGAGTSEQLSGMIQVNADVQAGDSGGSLVNSSGAVIGIDTAGSDAGSGGAGQQADPQGFAIPIDTALPLAKQIMAGKSGPDVHIGQTAFLGVQVATGSGYGSGSGAPLAGVITGSPAAQAGLAAGDVITAVDSQSVSSPAALTAIMASSSVGHPLTVEWTDAAGTPQSATITPISGPAG, translated from the coding sequence GTGCCCGGACCGCCCCCGGCCGGGCCGTACGGCCCGCCGCCGTCCGACCCCTACGGTCCGCCCCCGGCCGGGCCGTGGGGCGCGCCGTCCGCCGGCCACCACGGGTCGGTGCCGCCCGGGCCGTACGGTTCGATGCCGCCGCCGCTCCCCCCGTACCCGCCCTACCCGCCGCACCTCGGCTACGGTCCCCCGCCGCCGCACCGGCACCGGGCCCGCAAGTTCCTGGTGCCGCTGGCGGTGGCCGCCGTGGCGCTGGCCGCCGGCATCGGCATCAACCGGACGTTCTGGCAGCCGAACGGCTCCCAGCCCGCGGCCGGCCCGGCCGCGCCGATCGCGCCCTCCGGCAGCGGCGGCGGCAGCACCGGGGCCACCGACGTCTCCTCCGAGGTCGACCCGACCCTGGTGGTGATCAACACCGTGCTCGGCTACCAGGACGCCCGCGCGGCCGGCACCGGGATCGTGCTCAGCTCCACCGGCGAGATCCTCACCAACAACCACGTGATCGACGGCGCCACCTCGATCACCGCGACCGACCTCGGCAACGGGCGCACCTACACGGCGAGCGTGGTCGGCTACGACAGCGCCAACGACCTGGCCGTGCTCAAGCTCAGCGGTGCCTCCGGCCTGGCCACGGCCAAGACCGCCGACTCCTCGAAGGTGCAGGTCGGCGACCAGGTGACGGCGATCGGCAACGCGGGCGGCACCGGCAGCGCGACGCCGGCCTCCGGCACGGTGACCGGGCTCGACCAGTCGATCACCGCGAGCGACCCCGGCGCCGGCACCTCCGAGCAGCTCAGCGGCATGATCCAGGTCAACGCCGACGTGCAGGCCGGCGATTCGGGCGGCTCGCTGGTGAACTCCAGCGGCGCCGTGATCGGCATCGACACCGCCGGGTCGGACGCGGGCAGCGGCGGCGCCGGGCAGCAGGCGGACCCGCAGGGGTTCGCGATCCCGATCGACACCGCCCTGCCGCTGGCCAAGCAGATCATGGCGGGCAAGTCCGGCCCCGACGTGCACATCGGGCAGACCGCCTTCCTCGGCGTGCAGGTGGCGACCGGTTCGGGCTACGGCTCCGGCTCGGGCGCACCGCTCGCGGGCGTGATCACCGGTTCGCCGGCCGCCCAGGCGGGGCTCGCCGCGGGCGACGTGATCACCGCTGTCGACAGCCAGTCGGTCAGCAGCCCCGCCGCGCTCACGGCCATCATGGCGAGCAGCAGTGTCGGCCACCCGCTCACCGTCGAGTGGACCGACGCCGCCGGCACGCCGCAGAGCGCGACGATCACCCCGATCAGCGGACCGGCCGGCTGA
- a CDS encoding nuclear transport factor 2 family protein codes for MNSTPASVIEAAFRCYRSQDLAAALPLYAEDFTFTSPQDDRIDKAAFFERCFPTADRFTRQRLLHVTPADGELVFAYYEYELAGGDRYRNVEAITVRGGLIREVRVFFGGRE; via the coding sequence ATGAACAGCACCCCCGCGAGCGTCATCGAGGCGGCGTTCCGCTGCTACCGGTCGCAGGACCTGGCGGCGGCCCTGCCGCTGTACGCCGAGGACTTCACCTTCACCAGCCCGCAGGACGACCGCATCGACAAGGCCGCGTTCTTCGAGCGCTGCTTCCCCACCGCCGACCGGTTCACCCGGCAGCGCCTGCTGCACGTCACGCCCGCCGACGGGGAGTTGGTGTTCGCCTACTACGAGTACGAGCTCGCCGGTGGCGATCGGTACCGCAACGTCGAGGCGATCACGGTGCGCGGCGGGCTGATCCGCGAGGTGCGGGTGTTCTTCGGGGGCCGCGAGTAG
- a CDS encoding SDR family oxidoreductase, with amino-acid sequence MRCGSRSGTGYLHGIAAVLPVMRAQGSGHLVTVSSVSGLRVDPTAAVYSATKHAVRALCEGLRQESRELRVTVVSPGLTRSELTGTIADGAVREAVEARMGIAIPAAAIAEAIHFALTQPPEVDVNEIVVRPTAQD; translated from the coding sequence ATGCGCTGCGGGTCCAGGAGTGGGACCGGATACCTGCACGGCATCGCCGCCGTGCTGCCGGTCATGCGGGCGCAGGGCAGCGGACACCTCGTCACCGTCTCGTCCGTCTCGGGCCTGCGGGTCGACCCGACGGCGGCCGTCTACAGCGCCACCAAGCACGCCGTCCGCGCGCTGTGCGAGGGGCTGCGCCAGGAGAGCCGGGAGCTGCGGGTCACCGTGGTCAGCCCGGGCCTCACCCGCAGCGAGCTGACCGGGACCATCGCCGACGGCGCGGTCCGGGAGGCGGTGGAGGCTCGGATGGGCATCGCGATCCCGGCCGCCGCGATCGCCGAGGCGATCCACTTCGCGCTCACCCAGCCCCCCGAGGTGGACGTCAACGAGATCGTCGTCCGCCCCACGGCGCAGGACTGA
- a CDS encoding tectonin domain-containing protein, producing MHSSRQLSIPRGWDAGCGQGGSAALPLVLVRIDAGSRTNVWGVDSADAIYRYTNHDANPWIKIPGTASDIAAGADGTVWHVNSAGEIYRYTGDQPS from the coding sequence ATGCACAGTTCGCGGCAGCTTTCGATCCCGCGTGGGTGGGACGCGGGTTGTGGCCAAGGGGGTTCGGCCGCACTTCCCCTCGTCCTCGTCCGCATCGACGCCGGATCCCGGACGAACGTGTGGGGCGTGGACTCCGCCGACGCGATCTACCGCTACACCAACCACGACGCCAACCCGTGGATCAAGATCCCCGGTACCGCCAGCGACATCGCCGCCGGCGCCGACGGCACCGTGTGGCACGTCAACAGCGCCGGCGAGATCTACCGCTACACCGGCGACCAGCCGAGCTGA
- a CDS encoding NADAR family protein, protein MIGKRITHRTADGVRIPGTWRHVFIRNGGHYFLTDLFIYADGLINCWGLVTIEEFEEKLRTGWVTTSIPEGAEASAHDLAEWKFSEPRSWLTPELLLAEVRDTIDQLNRRPDSTGRCLAAVDAFLADRTEENRAAAHAAFLAIPASRRRYALGDMDRKDAPLRVLLAGPGGRTYVAADPPITQEVYDSALAYFEERARRRAERAERVPTDGPAASHAPAVHLHQTFPKEPLDDPGTVGLRTEYPAPITIGEADYPSVAHAYWALSVAQPELRAAIAAADSAFTARKLAAGAPRREGWEQARTAVMTRLLRAKYDQHPELAEILLSTQDATLIYDDLESAFWGDNGGRGRGWTGRLLELVRSELHARRTGIPEL, encoded by the coding sequence ATGATCGGCAAACGGATCACCCATCGCACCGCGGACGGCGTCCGCATACCCGGAACCTGGCGGCACGTCTTCATCCGCAACGGCGGCCACTACTTCCTCACCGACCTCTTCATCTACGCTGACGGGCTCATCAACTGCTGGGGCCTGGTGACCATCGAGGAGTTCGAGGAGAAGCTGCGCACCGGCTGGGTGACCACCAGCATCCCCGAGGGCGCGGAGGCGTCCGCGCACGACCTCGCGGAGTGGAAGTTCAGCGAGCCGCGGAGCTGGCTGACCCCCGAGCTGCTGCTCGCCGAAGTCCGCGACACCATCGACCAGCTGAACCGGCGGCCGGACTCGACCGGCCGCTGCCTGGCCGCCGTCGACGCCTTCCTCGCCGACCGGACCGAGGAGAACCGGGCCGCCGCCCATGCCGCGTTCCTGGCCATCCCGGCCTCGCGGCGCCGCTACGCGCTGGGAGACATGGATCGGAAGGACGCGCCGCTGCGAGTGCTGCTGGCAGGGCCCGGCGGCCGAACCTACGTAGCGGCCGATCCGCCGATCACGCAGGAGGTCTACGACAGCGCCCTCGCGTATTTCGAGGAGCGGGCCCGCCGGCGCGCCGAGCGGGCCGAACGCGTCCCCACCGACGGACCGGCGGCGTCCCACGCCCCTGCGGTGCACCTACACCAGACGTTTCCGAAGGAGCCGCTGGACGATCCCGGCACGGTCGGCCTGCGCACCGAGTACCCCGCCCCGATCACCATCGGAGAGGCCGACTACCCCTCCGTCGCCCATGCCTACTGGGCCCTGTCGGTTGCTCAGCCCGAGCTCCGGGCCGCGATCGCAGCGGCGGATTCCGCCTTCACGGCGCGCAAGCTCGCGGCCGGGGCGCCTCGCCGCGAGGGCTGGGAGCAGGCCCGGACCGCCGTCATGACGCGCCTGCTGCGCGCCAAGTACGACCAGCACCCCGAGCTGGCCGAGATCCTGCTGTCGACGCAGGACGCCACCTTGATCTACGACGACCTGGAGTCCGCCTTCTGGGGCGACAACGGTGGCCGGGGCCGCGGCTGGACGGGGCGCCTGCTCGAACTGGTCCGCTCCGAGCTGCACGCGCGGCGGACCGGGATCCCTGAGCTGTGA
- a CDS encoding GNAT family N-acetyltransferase: MTIVLGTPTAAGVREAMGALREWQDDGAPMQLHAGDIGWNYRFGTAETAAAVRTWSRGGRILAVGMLDSPTVVRMTVAPDAFQDEELARRLVEDFSLPERGVLPGGAVSIEAPVGLLLHDLLTEEGWGVDEPWTPLFRDLADAVEDPGVPIRVIGPEQAQDFADVLRSAFKTTRPTRAYRHAMSAGPFSSDARCLGAYDDQGRPAAVVTVWSAGPGKPGLVEPMGVHEDHRGRGYGRAITLAGAAALRELGSSSVRVCTLSSNVGGIATYQAAGFEARPEIGDRIRTA; this comes from the coding sequence ATGACGATTGTGCTGGGAACGCCGACCGCGGCCGGGGTGCGCGAGGCCATGGGCGCGCTGCGGGAGTGGCAGGACGACGGGGCGCCGATGCAGCTGCATGCGGGGGACATCGGCTGGAACTACCGGTTCGGCACGGCCGAGACGGCCGCGGCGGTGCGGACCTGGAGCCGGGGCGGGCGGATCCTCGCTGTCGGGATGCTGGACTCGCCGACGGTGGTGCGGATGACGGTCGCTCCCGACGCCTTCCAGGACGAGGAGTTGGCGCGGCGGCTGGTCGAGGACTTCTCGCTGCCCGAGCGCGGGGTGCTGCCGGGCGGAGCGGTGTCCATCGAGGCGCCGGTCGGTCTGCTGCTCCACGACCTGCTGACCGAGGAGGGCTGGGGCGTCGACGAACCGTGGACGCCGCTCTTCCGCGACCTCGCGGACGCGGTGGAGGACCCCGGTGTGCCGATCAGGGTGATCGGCCCGGAGCAGGCCCAGGACTTCGCCGACGTGCTGCGGTCCGCGTTCAAGACCACGCGGCCCACGCGCGCGTACCGGCACGCGATGTCGGCGGGGCCGTTCTCCTCCGACGCCCGCTGCCTGGGCGCCTACGACGACCAGGGCAGGCCGGCGGCGGTGGTGACGGTCTGGTCGGCGGGCCCGGGGAAGCCGGGACTGGTCGAGCCGATGGGCGTCCACGAGGACCACCGCGGTCGCGGGTACGGCCGGGCGATCACCCTCGCCGGGGCGGCCGCGCTGCGGGAGCTGGGCTCGTCGAGCGTCCGGGTGTGCACCCTGAGCTCCAACGTCGGCGGGATCGCCACGTACCAGGCGGCCGGGTTCGAGGCGAGGCCGGAGATCGGGGACCGGATCCGCACGGCCTGA
- a CDS encoding GNAT family N-acetyltransferase — translation MNRTPVPPPARLPVLETARVRLRDHRADDLDALRLVWGDAEGMRHLSTGVMDDGRIRRKLDEALATAAELPRRHYHLAACLQGEDRPVGGIRLEVEDADTGYSGVFTMARRLRGSGCAPDIGWLMLKLAFADLGLARVRSMASVENTDAVRAITRFGFRPTGETERYFPEADTTMRLVTLEVLADDWRAMPVPDGARL, via the coding sequence ATGAATCGCACACCCGTACCCCCGCCCGCGAGGCTGCCGGTCCTGGAGACCGCCCGGGTCCGGCTGCGGGACCACCGCGCCGACGACCTCGACGCGCTGCGCCTGGTCTGGGGCGACGCCGAAGGGATGCGGCACCTGTCGACCGGGGTCATGGACGACGGCCGGATCCGGCGCAAGCTCGACGAGGCCCTGGCGACCGCCGCCGAGCTGCCGCGCCGTCACTACCACCTCGCCGCCTGCCTCCAGGGCGAGGACCGGCCCGTCGGCGGCATCCGCCTGGAGGTCGAGGACGCCGACACCGGGTACTCCGGTGTCTTCACCATGGCCCGGCGCCTGCGCGGCTCCGGGTGCGCGCCGGACATCGGCTGGCTCATGCTCAAGCTCGCCTTCGCCGACCTCGGGCTGGCCCGGGTGCGGAGCATGGCCTCGGTGGAGAACACCGACGCGGTCCGGGCGATCACCCGGTTCGGCTTCCGGCCGACCGGTGAGACCGAGCGCTACTTCCCCGAGGCCGACACCACCATGCGCCTGGTGACCCTGGAGGTGCTCGCCGACGACTGGCGCGCCATGCCGGTCCCGGACGGCGCCCGCCTCTAA
- a CDS encoding DUF6891 domain-containing protein: MLDIVVETENWQRHVRASAEDLAALVGRIGGADDRYLVVQRVPDLPDDYAQVWHADGEAYTLEYRDGSADRHFQAHTDRPEVVAAVLTGWARRQDGWQADLAWSPLDTGPAPEVPPIDLDDTERGELEARLRAELAVGYTTRAQLAELAEEYPATADRRPLSRAQAVALADRLWLERVAAQSEWQGGTDPERLTRAFTALQDSGITAREHFTCCHSCGQAEIGGAGEPDARGFVYFHTQSTDHAAAGHGLTLHYGGFDGTEATTAAIGHEVVAALATAGLPADWDGDPGRSITVTPLDWRRRLVG, encoded by the coding sequence ATGCTCGACATCGTGGTGGAGACGGAGAACTGGCAGCGGCACGTCCGCGCCTCGGCGGAGGACCTGGCCGCGCTGGTCGGGCGGATCGGCGGTGCCGACGACCGGTACCTGGTGGTGCAGCGGGTCCCCGACCTGCCCGACGACTACGCCCAGGTCTGGCACGCGGACGGCGAGGCCTACACCCTGGAGTACCGCGACGGCTCCGCCGACCGGCACTTCCAGGCGCACACGGACCGGCCCGAGGTGGTGGCCGCGGTGCTCACCGGCTGGGCCCGCCGCCAGGACGGCTGGCAGGCCGACCTGGCCTGGTCGCCGCTGGACACCGGCCCCGCCCCCGAGGTGCCGCCGATCGACCTCGACGACACCGAGCGCGGGGAGTTGGAGGCGCGGCTGCGCGCGGAACTCGCCGTCGGCTACACCACCCGGGCCCAACTGGCCGAGCTCGCCGAGGAGTACCCGGCCACCGCCGACCGGCGCCCGCTCTCCCGCGCGCAGGCGGTGGCGCTGGCCGACCGGCTGTGGCTGGAGCGGGTCGCCGCGCAGTCCGAGTGGCAGGGCGGGACCGACCCCGAGCGGCTCACCCGCGCCTTCACCGCCCTCCAGGACTCCGGCATCACCGCCCGCGAGCACTTCACCTGCTGCCACAGCTGCGGCCAGGCGGAGATCGGCGGCGCGGGCGAGCCCGACGCCCGCGGGTTCGTCTACTTCCACACCCAGAGCACCGACCACGCCGCGGCCGGCCACGGCCTGACGCTCCATTACGGCGGGTTCGACGGCACGGAGGCGACCACCGCGGCCATCGGCCACGAGGTGGTGGCCGCCCTCGCCACCGCCGGCCTCCCCGCCGACTGGGACGGTGACCCGGGGCGCTCGATCACCGTCACCCCGCTGGACTGGCGGCGCCGCCTGGTGGGTTAG
- the cynR gene encoding transcriptional regulator CynR, with translation MAALELRHLRYLLAVADHGNFTRAAEELHVSQPTLSQQVRQLERTLGVQLLDRSGRTVRLTDAGAVYADHARRALRDLAAAERAVHDVRELTRGHLRLGVTPTFTAYLVGPLAAALHARHPGVGLTLVETTQDRIEAALLADDLDLGIAFAGPHPPGVAATALFTEALGLVTGLPRAGRAPGPLPVSSLQDEQLALLSGDFATRGHVDDYFARHRVTPRIAVEANSVQALTEIVRRTPLATVLPDAITHDHPHLTPVPLDPPLPTRTVTLLHRQGAYRSAAALAATELVHELARTRGYTPPR, from the coding sequence GCGCCGCCGAGGAGCTGCACGTCTCGCAGCCCACGCTCTCCCAGCAGGTCAGGCAGCTGGAACGGACCCTGGGCGTGCAGCTGCTGGACCGCAGCGGCCGCACGGTGCGGCTCACCGACGCCGGCGCCGTCTACGCCGACCACGCCCGGCGGGCGCTGCGCGACCTGGCCGCCGCCGAGCGCGCCGTCCACGACGTGCGGGAGCTGACCCGCGGCCACCTGCGCCTGGGCGTCACCCCCACGTTCACCGCCTACCTGGTCGGCCCGCTGGCGGCCGCCCTGCACGCCCGCCACCCCGGCGTCGGCCTGACCCTGGTGGAGACCACCCAGGACCGGATCGAGGCGGCCCTGCTCGCCGACGACCTCGACCTGGGCATCGCCTTCGCCGGCCCGCACCCGCCCGGTGTCGCCGCCACCGCGCTGTTCACCGAGGCCCTGGGCCTGGTCACCGGCCTCCCGCGGGCCGGCCGGGCGCCCGGCCCGCTCCCGGTCAGCTCCCTCCAGGACGAACAACTGGCACTGCTCAGCGGCGACTTCGCCACCCGCGGCCACGTCGACGACTACTTCGCCCGGCACCGGGTCACGCCCCGCATCGCGGTCGAGGCCAACTCCGTGCAGGCGCTCACCGAGATCGTCCGGCGCACCCCGCTCGCCACCGTGCTGCCCGACGCGATCACCCACGACCACCCGCACCTCACCCCCGTGCCGCTGGATCCGCCGCTGCCCACCCGCACCGTCACCCTGTTGCACCGTCAGGGCGCCTACCGCAGCGCCGCCGCGCTCGCCGCCACCGAGCTCGTCCACGAGCTGGCCCGCACCCGCGGCTACACCCCACCCCGGTGA